From Haemorhous mexicanus isolate bHaeMex1 chromosome 13, bHaeMex1.pri, whole genome shotgun sequence, a single genomic window includes:
- the PGPEP1L gene encoding pyroglutamyl-peptidase 1-like protein — MQLPVVYQKAKEQVCKIWTTLQPLLTVHVGLASSTTALIILEQCGKNKGYQERDACGFHPDGACCVLDGPEKIESTINMKSLWKNISVEGIDIILSRDAGRYICDYTYYTSLYYGNGRAAFIHVPPLSESVTAEFLGKALQTIILAMLEQCGEQREMDHRGKK, encoded by the exons ATGCAGCTGCCAGTGGTTTACCAAAAAGCAAAGGAGCAAGTCTGCAAGATATGGACAACTCTTCAGCCACTG CTTACAGTTCACGTTGGGCTGGCTTCGTCCACCACAGCACTCATCATCCTGGAGCAGTGTGGGAAGAACAAAGGCTACCAGGAGAGGGATGCTTGTGGTTTTCACCCAGACGGTGCCTGCTGCGTGCTAGATGGCCCAGAGAAGATTGAATCTACAATTAATATGAAGTCTCTCTGGAAAAACATCTCAGTGGAAGGGATTGATATCATCCTTTCCAGAGATGCGGGAAG GTACATCTGTGATTACACCTACTACACTTCTCTGTATTATGGCAATGGAAGAGCTGCTTTCATCCACGTCCCTCCATTGTCTGAGTCGGTAACAGCAGAATTTCTAGGAAAAGCATTACAGACCATTATCTTAGCAATGTTAGAACAGTGTGGGGAACAAAGAGAGATGGatcacagagggaaaaaatga